The following coding sequences are from one Eucalyptus grandis isolate ANBG69807.140 chromosome 11, ASM1654582v1, whole genome shotgun sequence window:
- the LOC104424987 gene encoding transcription factor bHLH30 produces the protein MDDSDFEVLSDDPRVKPGIRALQRNGSSSYSSLVLDSERGELVEASVSAKRKEPPAERNVDALKNHSEAERRRRARINAHLDTLRGLVPEAKKMDKAALLAEVVNHLRKLKGNAEEAMQQYVIPTDADEIKVEQERGEVVDLEFETIKASLCCDYRPGLLSNLRRVLVDLGLIVLSAEVATLEGRMKSIMELTSHVGDKTLCQVLSSSLHLALCSMVDQFSTSEESPRPSVSDKRRRA, from the exons ATGGACGACTCGGATTTCGAGGTCTTGAGCGATGATCCTCGGGTTAAGCCTGGGATTAGAGCACTGCAGAGAAATGGGTCGTCGTCGTATTCGTCGTTGGTGCTGGACAGCGAGAGGGGAGAGCTGGTCGAGGCCTCCGTGAGCGCCAAGAGGAAAGAGCCGCCTGCCGAGAGGAATGTTGATGCCCTGAAGAATCACAGTGAGGCGGAGAGACGGCGGAGAGCGAGGATCAACGCGCATCTCGACACGCTTCGTGGGCTAGTTCCCGAGGCAAAGAAG ATGGACAAAGCAGCGCTGCTTGCCGAGGTTGTCAACCACTTAAGAAAGCTGAAAGGAAATGCTGAAGAAGCCATGCAGCAGTATGTGATACCAACAGATGCTGATGAAATAAAGGTGGAGCAAGAACGGGGTGAAGTAGTGGATTTAGAATTTGAAACGATCAAGGCATCACTTTGTTGTGACTACAGACCTGGCCTTCTCTCCAATCTAAGGCGAGTGCTTGTCGACCTTGGGTTGATCGTGTTGAGTGCAGAGGTTGCCACCCTTGAAGGAAGGATGAAAAGTATTATGGAGCTGACAAGCCATGTAGGAGATAAGACATTGTGTCAGGTTCTTTCAAGCTCTCTCCATTTGGCCCTTTGTTCAATGGTCGATCAGTTCTCTACTTCAGAGGAGTCTCCAAGGC